CATACGCCAGTCACCCCGCCTTTCGCCGCTCGAGCAACATCATTATATCAGGGCGCGCTTTCCCGGGCAACGGCCCGCGCGTTGCGGTTCCGGCTCCGCCCGTTCCGCAGCTCGATGCGCAGCTTGCGCTCGACAAGCGTCACCAGCATGGAGATGACCGTCGTCATCAGCAGATACATGACGGCCACCAGCGAGTAAATCTCAACCGGCCGGAACGTGCGCGTCACGATGAGCTGGCCGGCCCGCAGCAGCTCCTCCAGGGCGATGACCGACACCAGCGACGAGTCCTTCAGCAGCAAAATAAACTCGTTGCCCAGCGGAGGAATGATACGGCGAAACGCCTGGGGCAGCACAATGAACCGGGCCGTCTGGAACTTGGTGAGGCCCAAGGCGTAGGCCGCTTCGGTCTGGCCGACGTCGATGGACTGAATGCCGGCGCGCACGATCTCGGCGATGTACGCGGCCGAATTGAGGCTCAAGGCCGTAATGCCCGCCTGCCAGCGGTCCAGCGTGATGCCGAGCAGCGGCGGCATGGCGTAGTAGATGAGAAACAGCTGGATCAACAGCGGCGTGCCGCGGAAAAACCACACGTACGCCGAAGCAAAGGCGCTGACAAGCCTGAAACGGGCCAGCCGCATCAGCCCCAGGATGGTGCCCAGCACCAGCCCGAGCGAGATGGAAATGACGGTCAGGATAAGGGTCATCCAGGCGCCGCGCGTAATCGCCGGCAGCGACTGCACGACCAAATTCCAGTCGAAACCCACTCCGCGCTGTCTCCTTTCAGCTCGCCCGCGCCCCGCCAAAAAGACGGGGCCGCGCACCCGTCCGGCCGCGGCCCCGACAACGGTCAGCTTACCGATCGCCGAACCAACGGTCGTAAATTTCGTCGTACGTGCCGTCGGCCTTCATCTGCGCGAGCGCGAGGTTGATAGCCCGCAGCAGATCCGGGTTGCCTTTCCGAATCGCAATGCCGTAATACTCAATCGTAAAGGGCGTTCCGACCACTTTCACCTGGCCGGGATTGGCCCGCACTTCCTCGAGGGCCACCAGCTCGTCGAGGACCACCGCGTCGGCCCGCCCGAGCTTCAGCGCCAGAATGGCTTCCGGCGTCAGCGGGTAGTGCTCCACGACGGCACCCTCGATGCGTTCCGCGGCGAAGTGGCCCGTCGTGCCGATCTGGACCGCTACCCGCTTGCCCTTCAGATCCGCCGGCTCCTTAATCCGGTCGTCGTCGGCCCGCACCAGGATGACTTGCCCCGTCGCGAAGTACGGATCGGAGAAGTCCACGGCCTGGGCGCGTTCGTTGGTGATGGTCATGGCCGAGATGATGACGTCGTAGTGGCCGCTGAGCAGGCCGGGGATAATGCCTTCCCAAGCGACGTTGATAACCTGCACGTCCATGCCGAGGCGGCGGCCGATCTCGCGTATGATGTCCATGTCAAAACCTACGTACTCGCCCGTCGCTTCATCCACGTACTCGAACGGCGGATACGCGACGTCCGAGCCCACGCGCAGCACCTGCGCCGACGCCATCCCCGCGGCCGCCAGCGTCAGCAGGACGGCCAGCAGCAACACGACCCCGTTCCTGCACATACTCGTCATCCCCCTTGGCCTATTCAATTTTCGTCCAGCGACGACGCCATCATCCCCGCTTTCCTGCTCACCCGACGAAAAAGCCTGGTCCCGGCCGGGCGTTCCGGCCGGGACGCCGTTTCCGCTGGTGCCTGCGGGCCGTCGTTATTGCCCCAGAATCCACTCGTTGTACAGTTTATCGTACGTGCCGTCCGCCCTGATTTGCGCCAGGGTCCTGTTGATGGCTCGCAGCAGGTCCTCCCGGCCCTTGCGCAGTGCGATGCCATAGTACTCAATCGTGAACGGCGTGCCGACCACCTTGATCTCGCCGGGGTTCGCCCGGTCCTCCAGAATGGCCACCAGCTCGTCCACGACCACCGCGTCGGCCCGGCCCGTCTTCAGCGCCAGGAACGCTTCCGGCGCCAGCGGGTACGGGTCGATGCGCAGCACGCCCGGAATCGTCTCGGCTGCGAAATGGCCCGTCGAGCCAATCTGCACCGCGACGACCTTACCCATCAGGTCAGCCGGCTCCTTGATGCGGTCGTCGTCGCTGCGCACGACGATGACCTGCCCGGTCGCGAAGTAGGGGTCGGAGAAGTCCACGGCCCGCACCCGCTCGTCGGTGATGGTCATGGCGGAGATGATAACGTCGTAGTGACCCGCCAGCAGCCCCGGGATGATGCCCTCCCAGGCCGTGTTGATAATCTCCACTTCCATGCCCAGCCGCGCTGCGATCTCGCGGATCAGGGCGATGTCGAAGCCGAGAATTTCGCCTGTGACCTCGTCCACGTACTCAAACGGAGGAAACGCCGCGTTGACGCCGACGCGCAGCACCTGGCTTTGGGCTGCGGCGACGCCGCCGACGGCCGCCAGCGTGAGAACGACAAGCAGCAGAGCAACAACCGCCTTCCGCAAATGACGACGCCTCCTACTGTATCCTGCTTTGGAATGTTGAATGCAATGGCAGAATGATTCTGCCTCTCTGGGCTTTTTCCTGCCGGCGCGACGAATATTTATGCGTGCCCAAGGTATTTCCATTATTTTCTTGCCCGCCCCTGGCCGCGCCGCCTCGTTCCCCCTGGCCAGGGCGAGAGATGTTGGAATTTTGCGCCTCGCGTGGTAGTATGAGGATGTGTCGTTGCACTCTTCGGACGGAGAGGGGAAATTCAGCCCATGACGCCAGCCGCAGCCGAACTGTTGCTCATCGGTCTCTTGGCAGGATTCTTCGTCGCAGGCGTGCTGCAGCAACTGGCCGGCCGGCGCCGCTCGCTGGATGAGGCGACGCTGGCGGAGCTGGAGCGCATCGTGGAGCAGGCGCTGGCACGCAAGCTGGCCTCGGGGCTCGTCGCGGCACCGCCGCAGGCGGCGCCGAGCACTTCCGCCGCGCAAGCGGCCGTTGCGCCCGCAACCCAGCCCGCTACTGAAGCACCTGCAGCCGCGGCGAAGCCCGCTGCGGCCGAGGCGCCCGCCGAAACGCCTGCCGGCGCCGTGCCCGAAGGCGAGCTGGTTCCTCTCATCGTCACCACCCTTGCCGGCACCCGGCACGAGCTGATGGTCCGCGCCGGGGAAAACCTGCTCGACGCCGCTCTTGATCGCCAGGTCGACCTCGACTACAGCTGCAAGGAAGGGTCGTGCGACACGTGCACGGTCCGCATCTTGCGCGGCATGGAAAATTTGTCGCCGGTGCGGGACGAAGAGCGCGACATGCTGGGCGACGAGGAGATCGCGAAAGGGTACCGGCTGGCCTGCATTATCCGGATTCACGGCCCCGTGGAGCTGGTGCAGGAGCCGCGCTGATGCCCCAGGCGGCCGGCGCTTCGCAGGCCGTATCATCCAGACCGGCGGGAACCCTCGATTCGCGCGGGCCGGGCGCGGGCGGGCCCGGAACGGACCAACCCGGCGCCGCACGAGCCCAGCGCCGCGGCCTGTGTGCTATAATGAACTTTGCGCGGGAATGCTGGGCCGTCGGGGGACGGCCCGTTCAATCACTCCAGGAGGGGGTCGCTTCGCATGCCCAAGCATGAACTGCCGCCGTTGCCGTACGCCTACGACGCCTTGGAGCCGTACATCGACGCGCAGACGATGGAGATTCACCATACCAAGCACCACGCGGCGTACGTCAACGGCCTGAACGCGGCGTTGGAGAAGTACCCGGATCTGCAGGACAAGTCGGTGGAAGAGCTGCTCCGCGACATCAAGAACATCCCGGCCGACATTCAGACGGCGGTCCGCAACCAGGGCGGCGGCCACGCCAACCACTCGCTGTTCTGGACCATCATGGCGCCCAACGCGGGCGGCACGCCTCAAGGCAAACTGGCCGAGGCCATTCTGAAGGCGTTCGGCAGCTTCGAGGCGTTCAAGGAAGAGTTCACGAAGGCCGCCATGGGCCGCTTCGGCAGCGGCTGGGCTTGGCTCGTCGTCGACAAGGACCGCAATCTGAAGGTCATCAGCACGCCGAACCAGGACAGCCCGCTCATGGACGGCCTGACGCCCATCCTCGGCCTGGACGTTTGGGAACACGCGTACTACCTCAAGTACCAGAACCGCCGGGCCGACTACGTGCAGGCGTTCTGGAACGTCATCAACTGGGAGGCCGTTAAGGCCAACTACGAGAAGGCCATCTCGTGACGGCCGTCCCGCGGCGCGGGCTTTGCCGCAGCCTTGCGCGCAAAACGGCGGGTCGTTCGGTTCGTACCGAACGCCCGCCGCTTTGTTTTCTCGCCCGGCGCGATTCGTTCTCTTCCCGCGTGATGCGGCCTTCCGCCGTTTTCGACAGCTCCCGCGCCCTTTACGACCCCAAGGCCGGCAGCTGCCAGCCGACCACGAACCAGCCCGCCGCGCTGCGCCGCACTGTGACCGCGACGTCTACCGTTTCGCCGCCCGCGGGTTCGTCCCCGGCTTCCTGCGGCCGCGTGAGGCGCACCACCAGCGTCTCGTCGAGGCTCAGCCGCTGTCCCTCGGCTCGACGCCGCTCCACCACTTCCGCGGCGGCGAACGCCCAGCCCTGGTCGAAGTAGCCGGCCAGCTCGTCCCACCGCGCCGTGGGCGCCACCGCTTCCGCGGCGTCGGGCGCGGTCAGCAAGGCCGCCACGTCCCACCCGCCGCTGAGCAGCGCCCGGGCAAACTCCACCGCTGCATCCTGCGCGCTCGCGGCCCCCTGGCGCACCGCCAGCGACGCCGGCGTCAGCGGCGCGCGCGACAGCCGCTCCGTTGTCAAGTAGAAGCGCAAGTCCGACACGCGCTGGGGAATGGGCGGATGCGTCCGGTACAGCTCCCGCCAGATGGAGTCCTCCGGCAGTGCGCGCCGTTCCTGGTCCATCAGTTGCAGCGCCTGCACCAGCCCCTCCGGGTCGTACCCGGCCGCCCGGGCGTAGCGCAGTCCCGTCAAGTCCGCCTCGCTCTCCTGCTCGCGGCTGTAGGCGTACATGAACAGATCCCGCATCTGCAGCAGCCCGTCCCAATCGGCATCGCCGCGCGAGCTGGCCACCACGCCCAGCGCCAGCACGAGGAAAGCGCTCCAAAGGCTGTGATTGATGCGCTGCGGAATATGGCCCAGGGTGCCGTGGG
The nucleotide sequence above comes from Bacillota bacterium. Encoded proteins:
- a CDS encoding nickel transporter is translated as MGFDWNLVVQSLPAITRGAWMTLILTVISISLGLVLGTILGLMRLARFRLVSAFASAYVWFFRGTPLLIQLFLIYYAMPPLLGITLDRWQAGITALSLNSAAYIAEIVRAGIQSIDVGQTEAAYALGLTKFQTARFIVLPQAFRRIIPPLGNEFILLLKDSSLVSVIALEELLRAGQLIVTRTFRPVEIYSLVAVMYLLMTTVISMLVTLVERKLRIELRNGRSRNRNARAVARESAP
- a CDS encoding basic amino acid ABC transporter substrate-binding protein; protein product: MTSMCRNGVVLLLAVLLTLAAAGMASAQVLRVGSDVAYPPFEYVDEATGEYVGFDMDIIREIGRRLGMDVQVINVAWEGIIPGLLSGHYDVIISAMTITNERAQAVDFSDPYFATGQVILVRADDDRIKEPADLKGKRVAVQIGTTGHFAAERIEGAVVEHYPLTPEAILALKLGRADAVVLDELVALEEVRANPGQVKVVGTPFTIEYYGIAIRKGNPDLLRAINLALAQMKADGTYDEIYDRWFGDR
- a CDS encoding basic amino acid ABC transporter substrate-binding protein, whose amino-acid sequence is MEIPWARINIRRAGRKKPREAESFCHCIQHSKAGYSRRRRHLRKAVVALLLVVLTLAAVGGVAAAQSQVLRVGVNAAFPPFEYVDEVTGEILGFDIALIREIAARLGMEVEIINTAWEGIIPGLLAGHYDVIISAMTITDERVRAVDFSDPYFATGQVIVVRSDDDRIKEPADLMGKVVAVQIGSTGHFAAETIPGVLRIDPYPLAPEAFLALKTGRADAVVVDELVAILEDRANPGEIKVVGTPFTIEYYGIALRKGREDLLRAINRTLAQIRADGTYDKLYNEWILGQ
- a CDS encoding superoxide dismutase, encoding MPKHELPPLPYAYDALEPYIDAQTMEIHHTKHHAAYVNGLNAALEKYPDLQDKSVEELLRDIKNIPADIQTAVRNQGGGHANHSLFWTIMAPNAGGTPQGKLAEAILKAFGSFEAFKEEFTKAAMGRFGSGWAWLVVDKDRNLKVISTPNQDSPLMDGLTPILGLDVWEHAYYLKYQNRRADYVQAFWNVINWEAVKANYEKAIS